TTTCTCGGGACGACAAAATGTCAGGGTGACTTATCCACAGGGGATTTACGCGGTACTCGGTCGCAAAGCCACGCCAGCGATTTGCTGGTTTCACAGGCAACAGCCACGTTGATTTGCGCATATTTGCGAGATACCGCTGGACCGTTCGCTCACTTTGCCGGGTCTTCCTTGCGATATACGCAACACTGGGCCTCACCGCTGAACCATCGTCATGCGCATGATCTGCGTACGCGAGCGCAGTCAGAAGCTCTCCACCTCCTTCTGGGTAGTGGTCCCAAACGAGGCTCATGATTTTGACGCTCATACTGAAAACTGCAGTTCGTTGAATTCAACCGCGAGCAAGCAGCTCTGCGACCTCGGAGGTGCGGAAATAGACGCGCCGTCCGATCTTCAAGCGCGAAGTGTTCAACCTGCATGACCACTCATTCGACGAGCGCAAGCTGATGCGCAATCCGTCCGCAGAACGATCAAGCACTGTGGCTAGTTGGCTGATGCTGAGCAGCGGGCCATATCGCTGCAAAAGTGTTTCTTCGATGGTCATTCCGTAATCCTTCGGTAGGTATGCAAGACAGGTGTCAGTGTCTGAGAAACCGGGGAGTACACTGGAGCTGAAATATGAAATTTTCGGATGACAAATATCTCGAAGAAACCAACGTTGCGCAGCCTCTCGGCAGATCCCTTTACTCACTGCAACCCAACCGTTGCAGAAGGGTTTCATCGCTTTTTTGAGGCAGTCACGCTGCCTCATCCATCACTGGCTGGCCAGCGAATTCGGAATCCGTCGTTCAGCGTGACCTCTCGCCGGCCTTCCATGTGGAGCAAGTTGAGAGAGCACCTGGACACACCGCTTTCCGACGTCATTTACAACAGCGAGGTCAGCTGGGAAGTTTGCTTATTGGAGGGGTTCACGCTCTCCACTGCAGGCAAAAAACCTCCTGTGTGGCGCCTCGATGCCGAAGCATGGGCCGAGCACGTGAGGTACGGTGAGCCTTTCGAGTGGGGCAGTCTGATCGTGCCGTTTGAAAAACCTCACTCAACCAGCAAACGAATCGTGCTTTCCAGCACCGATGAGCTGTTGAAGACCACCAAAGCATGGGATCAAAACCTGCGATTTGCAATTCACACCGCCAAATTCCAAGCCTTCACGAATGTGGCAACGGATGCCTTGAAGGAGTTTCGTGAAACCCTAGAGACGGCGCGTGTCCTACTCGATCTGATAGACCACTTCCGAGCGGCGCGCGGTAAAGACCCATTGGATAAGCACGAAGGAAATCATGCCCAGCTCCCAGATAGCAAAACCCGTCACTCTGCCGGGCAAAGCTGCGAGCTCTGTTGGAGGCCTACGATGAGGGCTGAAGCAATGCATCGTCTATCTGGCGTTCCCCTCATCAAGTCTCGGCACTTCAGCGATCGGTTCTGCTTGGAGCACGACCCGAGCAATCCAGACTCTCGCTATCGAGTGGACCATCGGTACAAAGAGCTCTATCAGGAGGAAAAACGTCAGCGTATCAACCCAGGGTTTTTAGCAAGATTAGGGCTGCCACCACCGGCCACTGGCGAAGAAGCTAAAAAGGATATGTACAACAGAGTTCACGCGCGCCTGCGTCCTTTTACCCAGCCCGATAAGCCCAGTTTTCGCGAACTTGTCTGGGATCTTCACGCCAAGGGAAAGCGGCAAGCAGACATTGCTCGCGAGCTCGGCACGAGCAGGCAGTCCATCTCAAGATCGTTGAAACGGACCAAGAAGATGGCCGATACTTTCTTGGAGCGCCGCGAGCCGCGCCCAAAAAGAACCGACTACGGCTGCTGGTCGAAACAGTCGATGCTATTGGATTCAGTGGCCATACTTGAAGAGGACGGATTCACACCAGCGGAGATGGAAGAGCTGCATCGCGTTCCGATACATATCATTCATGCAATGCTGCAATGGCTGAGCGACAACCCTTTGCCAGAAGAGCGTACCGCCCAGGCGAAGAAAATTCGAGCTTGAAGATAGGCCTTGTCGATTCTCTCCGGCAAATCGACTCACTGAGATCCTAGTGACATAGCTGACATCGACAATCAAAATTCCGCAAAAAGGACAGCCAACGTTCGCGACGGCCGCTAAACGCTGGGACATCTAGGGCGTGCTCACTGGCACGCATGGTCTGTGGTAATCCAAAGTGGATTATTTGCAACAATCACTTGAAAGGACAACCGATGGGCCACAACGATCACATGGACGACGACGAACCTGAACTTCCCCCCGAAGCGGGCGACGGCGTTCAGCCCGAACCTAACGACGCGTGGCTACAAAATGCACCACCGGAGCTTCAGATCGAGACCATGCGCCGCTGGTTTCACGCGCGTTACGAAGACCCTGCCAACCAAACGCCGTATTCCAGCCAAGAGGGTGGCTATATGTTTATCTTTGGCGGGCCGTACGACCCTAGCGACGTGATCCAAGACCGCTTCTACAAGGTAGTCCCCCACGAGGTGATGGACACGTTGATCAAAGATCTTTGGCGCGACGTCGGTGACGAATGGGCGCCAATCGAACATGAAGATGTCGACTACGACGCAGAGCTGTCGTTCGTAGTGGTGCACCGCAATGATCCG
This region of Hydrogenophaga crassostreae genomic DNA includes:
- a CDS encoding helix-turn-helix domain-containing protein, which encodes MTNISKKPTLRSLSADPFTHCNPTVAEGFHRFFEAVTLPHPSLAGQRIRNPSFSVTSRRPSMWSKLREHLDTPLSDVIYNSEVSWEVCLLEGFTLSTAGKKPPVWRLDAEAWAEHVRYGEPFEWGSLIVPFEKPHSTSKRIVLSSTDELLKTTKAWDQNLRFAIHTAKFQAFTNVATDALKEFRETLETARVLLDLIDHFRAARGKDPLDKHEGNHAQLPDSKTRHSAGQSCELCWRPTMRAEAMHRLSGVPLIKSRHFSDRFCLEHDPSNPDSRYRVDHRYKELYQEEKRQRINPGFLARLGLPPPATGEEAKKDMYNRVHARLRPFTQPDKPSFRELVWDLHAKGKRQADIARELGTSRQSISRSLKRTKKMADTFLERREPRPKRTDYGCWSKQSMLLDSVAILEEDGFTPAEMEELHRVPIHIIHAMLQWLSDNPLPEERTAQAKKIRA
- a CDS encoding plasmid-related protein, translating into MTIEETLLQRYGPLLSISQLATVLDRSADGLRISLRSSNEWSCRLNTSRLKIGRRVYFRTSEVAELLARG